Proteins encoded in a region of the Synechococcus sp. BIOS-U3-1 genome:
- a CDS encoding DUF3082 domain-containing protein, giving the protein MSDSNTASAKPRKGPLSFLSGSVTSLVLAWVSFGLSKKVVIYLATHSSNFSSATAQNIASAMKTLFIGMCFLATFSFAFIGIGLFLVFLRSLFMKDNLDAA; this is encoded by the coding sequence ATGAGTGACAGCAATACAGCCTCGGCGAAACCCCGTAAAGGACCTCTGAGTTTCCTTTCCGGATCCGTTACCAGTCTGGTTCTGGCCTGGGTGAGTTTCGGCTTGAGCAAAAAAGTCGTGATCTATCTCGCGACACACTCTTCGAACTTCAGCAGCGCTACTGCGCAGAACATCGCGTCTGCCATGAAGACCTTGTTCATTGGCATGTGTTTTCTGGCCACATTCAGCTTTGCCTTCATAGGGATTGGTTTGTTCTTGGTGTTTCTTCGCAGTCTTTTCATGAAAGACAACCTGGACGCTGCCTAG
- the ispE gene encoding 4-(cytidine 5'-diphospho)-2-C-methyl-D-erythritol kinase, producing MMAPVCISAPAKINLHLEVLGLRDDGFHELAMVMQSIDLTDELECENTADGMLSLSCNQSGLSCGDDNLIMRAARLLRERSGFGELGARMHLNKRIPIGAGLAGGSSDGAAALVGLNTLWGLGLGASQLESLAADLGSDMPFCIAGGTQLCFGRGERLEVLPEVSVPMGVLLVKDPSISVSTPWAYAECKRERFHHYLVGESAFEQRREALRTSAWLRPLQIEAPPPLRNDLQAVVAPQNSSVRKALELLESLPGHLRVGMSGSGPSCFALFPDFTTAEQASQRSAELFEAEGLHAWCCSLLPHGVKLAA from the coding sequence ATCAGCGCTCCGGCCAAGATCAATTTGCATCTCGAGGTGCTGGGCCTGCGGGACGACGGGTTTCACGAACTCGCCATGGTGATGCAGAGCATTGATCTCACCGATGAGCTCGAGTGCGAGAACACCGCAGACGGGATGCTGTCCCTCAGCTGTAATCAGTCCGGACTCAGTTGCGGAGACGACAACTTGATCATGCGGGCGGCAAGGCTGCTGCGTGAGCGATCCGGATTCGGGGAGTTGGGTGCGCGAATGCATCTGAACAAGCGAATTCCCATAGGCGCCGGTCTCGCAGGGGGGTCCAGTGATGGGGCAGCAGCATTGGTTGGACTGAACACGCTGTGGGGTCTCGGCCTCGGCGCATCCCAGCTCGAGAGCCTTGCTGCTGATCTCGGCTCCGATATGCCGTTTTGTATCGCCGGCGGCACCCAGCTTTGTTTCGGACGCGGCGAACGGCTTGAGGTTCTGCCTGAAGTCTCTGTGCCGATGGGCGTTCTGCTGGTGAAGGATCCATCCATCAGCGTGTCGACGCCGTGGGCCTACGCCGAATGCAAACGAGAGCGTTTTCATCACTATCTCGTCGGTGAGTCAGCCTTTGAGCAACGTCGTGAGGCGTTGCGCACCTCCGCGTGGCTGCGTCCCTTACAAATCGAAGCTCCGCCGCCGTTACGCAATGACCTTCAGGCGGTGGTGGCTCCGCAGAATTCCTCAGTGCGAAAGGCGCTGGAGCTCCTAGAGTCATTGCCAGGGCACTTGCGAGTGGGCATGAGTGGTTCGGGACCGAGCTGCTTTGCTCTTTTCCCAGACTTCACCACCGCTGAACAGGCAAGTCAGCGTTCTGCGGAGCTGTTTGAAGCGGAGGGCCTGCACGCCTGGTGTTGTTCACTGCTCCCACATGGCGTCAAGCTGGCGGCATGA